The stretch of DNA gtatattattcttttttaaacaaCTTACCAAATCAACTATAGTTATTAGTGTCATGGTACGTCGAATCAACTAATGTATGTTTAGTATTGTCTAGTATTCACTTCTACTATTTGTCATGGTACGTTGAATCAACTAATGTATGTTTAATAGGGCATTGTCACACCGTATAGTTATTAGTGTTTGATGTATGAACTACatagaatttttttcaaaatttggacAAAACATTGAAACTTGAAACTAAATGCACTCCGCCCAAAGTTCTAAGTACTAAaacatattctttataaaccatattaataaaaagaaaacaggcAACATGTGTCGATTTTATGGAAAGATTTTTCTCCCTAGGTCGCACTCTGCATATATCCAGACTATTTATGTCATGAATGCATAAATTGCATGAGTgtagaaagaagaaaccaaGCAAAATAAACAATCTAATTATCAGAAAACTGTCCTAAATAATTGGAACTGATCTGTACTTTTCACGAATCAAAATACCTCAAGAAACTTACCTGTTGTTTGGACCCTGATGTTAACTCGATTATCTGAAGGATGAGGGATGCTGTACCCACAGAATGTCACTCTTGGACTGCAAGATCATGTTATGAGCCATTTAAAAGTATAACGgatatgattaaattaaaaaataacaatataaataactcttctgaaaggaaaaataacaaacaatCTAAACCAGgtttgtttaagaaaaaaaaaaagaggatcGCTTGAACAGGTGAAAAAAGATGACGACAATATAAACAACTCTTCTGAATGAACGATGAAAGAACCTATATAAACACATGCAATGGGTGTACACAATTCATCAATATATGCTTGATGAGTTAACCAAGAACCTAATTGATCCTTGATGTCATCAAATTAATAGAAGTCAATGATCTTTGGAAAAATGATGAAAGGGTTAGATAAGATCAGTGGCCCAAGAACTACAAATTCTTTGGCACGTCTTGTTAACAGTTCAAATATTCACTCAAGAATAACTGGAAAAGAGCTCGTACTCTTGATTCAAAGTGTATCTGATGGAATTTGCAAGTGTGTGATCTTCATCAGCCATAGAAAATGTTGATTTAGTCTCATCCGTGAAGGACCCGTGTTCCATGGCTACAAAAAATTAGTTCAGAGTCtcagtttaaaattaaataaaataaatcaaagaaaataacataagAAGTAAACTAAAAATCTACGAAACCcataaaaaattgacaatatAGGAAAAAGGGCTAAAATTATCCAAAACCAACAAAGCCAAGACGTTAAGACTTCTCTTCCACCAACtccaaagaaatgaaatttcaatctttaaaagttttattatcatttttgttCCGATATCGACGAGTATCGGGACTAGCTTGCATGCACCTCTACCAATCTTATCAAACAAGTATTTGACcctaaaatatttagtttaatcTTCGAGAGCCAACACAAGTGCAGGCACATGGCATTAGCTAGACGACTTTCGTGATTATGGACTACCCTTTTCAAGACATCATAGGTTCTTCACATATCTTTGCTCTAATCTATACTAGAGATATAAAAGTGACTATAGGAGAGAAACTTTATCTCCTCCTCTtgcccttttcattttttctacatttaaattgttcttttttaagtttttcattcatttatcaTTCTATAAAATGGTGTTAAAGAGATGAATTGTATATCTTTTGTCCAtcgttttttaattaaatcataattaaaattatgaacttattgTGTTTTACCCATAATTCTTAAGGTGAGTTAACTGAAACAGATAAAATCCTATTAGACTTGTCAAACAATTTAACTTCATGattctctctatctctatatataaaaatttcaaaggcGAAGAACATAGCAAGGAACATAAGAAGGTAAAGTTACAAATAATGAGTGAAGGAGCAACAGCAAGGAAAATTAGAGATTGGAAAGAGCATTGGAGTACAATGGCTACTGATTTTTGTTTATGCAaactaatttgttaaattaatgTATAACCAATTAGAATTTGTTCGGACCATCAATCAAGCTATGaattaaagaagaattagGTGACTGATTCACTGAATCAGTCACAGTCAACACAAAAACCACGTCTCACCTTGCCGCAAGGCTATTCTTCTCCAAACTAATTTGGTAAATTAATGTATAACCAATTAGAATTTGTTCGGACCATCATTCAAGCGATGAATTAAAGGAGGGTTAGGTGACTGATTCACTGAATCAATCACAGCCAACACAAAAACTACGTCTCAACTTGCCGCAAGGCTATTCTTCTCCTTTGCTATTTGGCtaattattgtaaaaaaaaaaaaaaaaacaaaaacaaaaaacaaaaaaaaaaacaaacaacttCCCATCCTTTCATTAGAAGATCCTAATTTGTGTTTATCAATGAGAAAAAGTACATAGATGGAGATTGGGAGGATACCAGTAACAAAAGGAGGTAAGGAATCGAATGAGACTGCGGCGGCAAGAACGGAAGAATAAGACGGCGGCGGCACGAACGGAAGATTAAGGCGGCAGCGGCGGAGCTCTGCTGAAACGGAGGAGGAGACGACgtaaacaaaaagaagtcGCGTGGATCATACACAAAAGGACTAGTAGggctttccctctcttttatttatttttattttattagttaaattaataaaaaaatatatatatatatatttataaacttttaaaagtttttaaaatttgaatttaaataaaatatctttaatacttcattaaaaattttaaaaatatataaatttaaaaatactgacaatcattttaattttgaaaaattgttattatttttggaatttaattaacaattaaaatgtttgtttaataaatattaaaaaatatggataaaaaaaaatcccaaataCATTCTCCTAGNATAAACCCTAACTCTCATAAACATTGCTCCTCCACCTGGGCCTCCTCACCTCGCCGCCGTCCGCCATCTTCCCCCCCGTCCGCCATCTTCCCCGCCGTATCGACTACAGCTCCGGTCTGCAAATTACGGTACGTGATTTTCACCTTCATTTTTACTTCATCCATAGCATATACCGGCTGAAACTTTTCACaatcaaaatccaaagagaatCAGTAAAATTGGTTGGAACCTGATCGGCTTAGGTTACATTGAAAACCGAACTGCTCGTTAACACTACACTGAAGTATATCTTTAAACCTAAAACCATAAAGTATCTCTGATTTTTGGGAAAATTCTTGTAATTGCATCGTCCCATGGATCTTGCAGCGGGGTTTTGCCTCCTCCATTAGTTACTGACTGGATTCGTCGAACACGTTTCAAGACAGAGCTacaatcttcaaattttgcaTTAGTAATTCATTCGAAGTAAGTTTGTTTGAATCATTTTTCGGTTTGTTATAGATAAATTGCCCCTTTTTTGGTGGGTAACGAATTTTTGGACtgtgattttgtttgattcagAGTCTCAATGGCTTCTCCGACTGGTCCAACGGCTGTGGACAAGGAACAGGTtggtttctgtttcttttattcattttcttttcgtttttgCAAATTCATAGCCGTGGATAGGAATTCTATTGTTTGGATTGAGCATATTGAGCGTATCCTAGAGCAAGAGTGGAACCTGTGTTCTTATTCTGCTGTGTTAATTGGACAAATAGTTGTTATGGCAGTAAGGAgttcgaaaaaaaaattcattactTGAGTGAAAGACTCTCATTAGGCAGCTGGTTTTCAAGcattaatcttttattttctgttttaatCTATCCTGTTCTGAACTCTGCCCATTTAGAGTGATAAATGTGTTCAATTAGCTTTTGATGAATCTTTACCATgtaaatatatcaaaatatagttcataaattcatgattatcatcacaatttaattttgattttctttgcaCTTGAGCAGATATTTGGTATGGCAGAAAAGGAGATGGAATATCGAGTTGAACTGTTCAACAAGTAGGTTTTATTACGCTTCTTTTATTTCACCTTTTTATATTCTAATAACTTCATTATGGCGCAAGATTCTATACATGttgtttaattgaaatatCCGAGCTTCATGCGTTTACCTTCTTCACAGAATTTGACTTCTATGCCTttcttctttcgtctttcaGGCTTACACACTCGTGTTTTAACAAATGTGTCGATAAGAGGTAGGAGAGTTGTACTATACTTCTATCTTTGAATATTGCATATTTTCTAATCATAGAATTCAATTTCTTAAGTTGCAGTTTTGGCATTATATAGTTAATTTTAGctcattcttttcatttaacaaTTGCTATCTATTTTAGGTACAAGGAATCTGAGCTGAATATGGGTGAAAATAGCTGCATTGATCGCTGTGTTTCCAAGTATTGGCATGTAAGTTGATCATTGCCTTCAATGCTCTGTATGTCTGTTAGGTTATGAGATATGTGTTGATCAAATAGTACAGGAGCACTTGTATTCCATCTGATAAAAATTCAACTTATGTTCTGTTGTGCTCGAAAATTTGGAAGTATGAAAGCTTAGATTTATAAAGTTCGTTTTAAATCATGTCGTCGATATTCACCTGTCTCAAAAGATCACATTTCAGTAAAACATTTGATTTCGGaaggaaatttaaattagttcaTAGTCTTTTGGGGTAAGAAACACTTGCACTATTAGAGTGATTGGGAGATCTTTCGGTGAGGTGTGATCCCATGTTAGATATCATGTCTCTCTTCGGATTTCCatgtgtaatttttttttttttttaaatttacccTTTTGGCCATATTTTGCATGACTGGAGCCCCTATTAGGTTAGTTGGGTTCTTGTTGACTTCGAGGCGTGAATGTATGTCGAATGAATGACACAAGGCGTTCCCTGATAAAACAAAAGCCATTAGTAATCTAATTCATCTTATTATGAGCCTGGATTTTGTACAGAGAGTTAAAGCACTCTCCCCTACATTCCAAACTACAGAAATTTCATTCAGCTatgttcattatatttttaactcTGTGATGAAACTCCTGTATAGATCAATTGGCTTGCATATTGAATTGACATTTGGTGATTACAGGGCCATAGTTACTCCTTAGAAACCGTGTAAAGCTTTCTTTAATTACCCTATAGGCCTAATTTTTGTTGATTGGAACTCCTTACGTTAATCGAGCTGGTCTTGTAGTGTTTTTTCCCGGTATTCTcgtgtattctttcattttatctCAATGAAAACACacctaaaaaaatgattaaggtTCATAGTCTAtgggattatttattttccaccGTTGCATCCTATGAGTTAGAATGCTTCCTTCGACATACTCGTAAATTCGTTCCTGCATAGCTTTAACAATAACTGCTTCTTCGATAAGCCTATTTATGATAAAGAATGTCTAGACTTCCATTAGGGGTGATGTTTCTGTATTTAGTTATGGTATTAATTGGCAGTTTGCTATGCTTTCAGGTAACCAATTTAATCGGCCAGCTACTTGGCTCTGGTAGACCTCCCATGTGACTTGCTTCCTGATCTGAGTATTTGTTTGGTGAGTTGGGAAGAACTTTGATCTATGCATTTTAGGTCTAATTAGTTATCCATCTCACGAAATAACCTGTTTTTCTGTTCAATAAAGCAGTGAAAATGGCGGATTCTAGGCAATTTTATAGTTTTCATTTCACCATTCACTATTATACCCTTATATTTTCGTTGCTCAATATCATAGTGGCTATAATTTGCCACTTAAATATCTTTCTTGCCAATTCTTTAGCTTTAGATTCTGAAAAGGATGGTTAAGTGAAGTTTAATTGTACTTTCCCACCTAAATATTTTGGTGTTTAGATTAACATTGATGCTCTCTACCATATTCAAGCAATCAAAcaatgttgaaaattttagtcGCAGAAtatgagaaattttaattaaagctGTTTTTCAAAGGAGACTGAAGAAGTGATTTTAGATAAAATCAATGAATTAATCAGCTTTACAGcaaataaaatggttaaaatccTCTCATAATTGCTTTTGACCCATGTAAAAGCAAAATCCCAAAAGCTATATGTTGCCAATATCAGTGAATTTCCATTCTGAAAGAAGAGACTGCACTTAAATCCTAGCAATGAACAACACAGAGCCTATAGTTGTACAGATGATGGCCATGAGTTCAATATTCTATTTCCAAAGGCATCGCAGCTAGCTATCTTCAGTTGATGCCTTTGTTTGTCTAAGTCATTGAGACATTCATCCCTATCTGAAGTTCTTCCCTGGCATGCCCACCCACCCACCCACCCACCCTCTAATGTCTAAACGTAAAGAAGAGAGCTAAATGAAAAATCATTACCAGAGATACTCACAACTTTTGCTTCTAAGCTTTATATCTTCAATGGGTTATTCCCATATAATTTCCGTTCATAAGCCTCTGAAACTCTTCCTTGGAACTCAGTGGAAGAAGCGATGGCGACATTATGCCAGAAGGCCTCTCTCGCAGCTCtgtaaattgaaaatgttaaaatgttGCCCACATTGCAAGTAGTTTTACTAATTTTGTAACAAAATTTTGGAGGTAACAAAATTTTGGAGGAATGCTAGATTTCCacatatattgtccactttgagcataagctctcatgactttatttTGAGCTcctccaaaatgcctcataccaatagagatagtatttttcacttataaactcatgatcttctacTAAAGTAATAAGTAATAAGAAAGGTTTTACCGTGCAAACCTGCCAGCTTTCTgtcaataaaaaatgtaaccaAATTTACAGTATACCTGCAGGCAAGGCAAAAGcgataatataatattgatgGGTAAACTTTGATCACATCCTGCAAGTTCTAGGTTCTTCGAGTTACCAAGCAACAACGACATCTACTGTATAATGCTTGCGAGATGCTAAGATGAGGATGCTCTGAATTACACAAAGAAGCCAAGCAGATATTTTGATAAATCTGCAAGGATGAGTAAGATTATGTTCAACcaggtatatatattttaagggTCAAATACAGAATTGTGATGGTAGTTTATACCTTGCCATACCATATCTATGATATGTGCGTGTAAATACTAAAGAAAATATCATGTGGGATGAAAATATCAAGTCTCCACAGCCGTAATTGACCCCTTTTGAAACTgcacattaattttaaaaagatgaGCATGATTTTAAGGACCATCTGGAGGAGGCATATAGCAGAAGCAAAATGGCAGGCGTAAGTCATATGCGACAGACAGTTCATTAGCAGCACTTCAACTAATCTCTCTGGTGGAGGCATCTTTGCAAGTTTTGAACCCTGAAACAATTGTTTCATTTTAGGATATTTGAAGTATATAGCTATCAAAGATTACGGCAGAAGCATCAAAGTATGAGAAGTATGAACTGATATTGTATATCACTTTATTTACCTCACGACAATGATAGTTGGGACCAGGAAGGTGAGTCGAGTAGAATGTGATTATCCTC from Cucurbita pepo subsp. pepo cultivar mu-cu-16 unplaced genomic scaffold, ASM280686v2 Cp4.1_scaffold000834, whole genome shotgun sequence encodes:
- the LOC111785919 gene encoding phosphatidylinositol:ceramide inositolphosphotransferase 1-like isoform X2 is translated as MTVHLSLEASKLWRKICVEASIEVSLLAGSWKYILAGVVFQYIHGVAAQGIHYLHRPGPTLQDTGYFLLQELGEDKAYVSETVFSLIFFSFVLWTFHPFVYQSKRIYTVLIWCRVLAYLVACQFLRIITFYSTHLPGPNYHCREGSKLAKMPPPERLVEVLLMNFSKGVNYGCGDLIFSSHMIFSLVFTRTYHRYGMARFIKISAWLLCVIQSILILASRKHYTVDVVVAWYTVNLVTFFIDRKLAELRERPSGIMSPSLLPLSSKEEFQRLMNGNYMGITH
- the LOC111785918 gene encoding mitochondrial import inner membrane translocase subunit TIM10-like, whose translation is MASPTGPTAVDKEQIFGMAEKEMEYRVELFNKLTHSCFNKCVDKRYKESELNMGENSCIDRCVSKYWHVTNLIGQLLGSGRPPM
- the LOC111785917 gene encoding DNA-directed RNA polymerases I and III subunit RPAC2-like; its protein translation is MEHGSFTDETKSTFSMADEDHTLANSIRYTLNQDPRVTFCGYSIPHPSDNRVNIRVQTTGDPAREVLKDACQNLMAVCQHVRNTLDKAVLDHKLTKPVGDINIK
- the LOC111785919 gene encoding phosphatidylinositol:ceramide inositolphosphotransferase 1-like isoform X1, whose protein sequence is MTVHLSLEASKLWRKICVEASIEVSLLAGSWKYILAGVVFQYIHGVAAQGIHYLHRPGPTLQDTGYFLLQELGEDKAYVSETVFSLIFFSFVLWTFHPFVYQSKRIYTVLIWCRVLAYLVACQFLRIITFYSTHLPGPNYHCREGSKLAKMPPPERLVEVLLMNFSKGVNYGCGDLIFSSHMIFSLVFTRTYHRYGMARFIKISAWLLCVIQSILILASRKHYTVDVVVAWYTVNLVTFFIDRKLAGLHELRERPSGIMSPSLLPLSSKEEFQRLMNGNYMGITH